TGTTGATCTCCTCCAGTTTGTATTGAATATCATCGGACATGATCCTTGGCATGGATGTTCATGCAACGAAAGGTTAAATAGTTATCTATAGATATCCATATACATGGTGAGAAGACTGGAATTGAATAACGGTAATCTTATCTTGAATGAGGACGAGATAGAAGGGTTTCTGGAGAGAACAGTGACGCCAATAGGTACTTCAGGGAAGGCAGATATTCCCAGAAGATACATAGGAAGAAGGGTTTATGTGATAATCACAAAAAATCCTGGAACTGTTCAGGAAAAGGGTAAAAAATAATTGCGTCCCACACCCTATCGAAGTAGCAGAAATAGTGACACGTGGTCATCTTTTTGTTCCGGTAAATAATGGTTTCCTCTTTTCAAGAAACGCATCCACACCTTCCTTGCTGTCCAGGCTTTC
This is a stretch of genomic DNA from Thermoplasmatales archaeon. It encodes these proteins:
- a CDS encoding DUF2080 family transposase-associated protein, with product MVRRLELNNGNLILNEDEIEGFLERTVTPIGTSGKADIPRRYIGRRVYVIITKNPGTVQEKGKK